One genomic segment of Paenibacillus sp. FSL H8-0332 includes these proteins:
- a CDS encoding glycoside hydrolase family 1 protein, which produces MLHKQLHAFPENFLWGGSTSAYQLEGAWDEDGKGPSVIDLANHVEGVTDFMVASDHYHMYKEDVALMAEMGFKAYRFSIAWSRIYPQGDGAVNPKGLEFYSNLIDELLKYGIEPIVTMYHFDLPYGLEERGGWSNRATIDAFEQYAKTLYENYGDRVKWWLTINEQNMLILHPGSIGTLNENMTDPQKELYQQNHHMLVAQAKAMVLCHQMLPEAKIGPAPNIGVIYPASSKPEDMLAADNYAAIRNWLYLDMAVYGRYNHIAWSYLVEKGYEPKIEEGDMDILRQGHPDFIAFNYYTSQTVGESRNDGNDFSHTGDQHEIVGEPGAYRGSVNPNLQTTEFGWEIDPVGFRTTLRQIYSRYHLPLIVTENGLGAFDKLEEDGTVNDAYRIEFFRKHIEQIQLALTDGVEVFGFCPWSAIDLVSTHQGSSKRYGFIYVDREEFDLKELRRIRKMSFYWYQKLIASRGEVR; this is translated from the coding sequence ATGCTGCACAAACAACTTCACGCTTTTCCAGAAAATTTCTTATGGGGCGGGTCCACTTCGGCTTATCAGCTGGAGGGTGCCTGGGATGAGGACGGCAAAGGGCCTTCCGTGATTGATCTGGCCAACCATGTGGAAGGGGTGACGGACTTCATGGTAGCCAGTGACCACTACCATATGTACAAAGAGGATGTGGCCCTGATGGCGGAGATGGGCTTCAAAGCCTACCGCTTCTCCATCGCCTGGAGCCGAATCTATCCGCAAGGAGACGGAGCTGTTAATCCGAAGGGGCTTGAATTCTACAGCAATCTGATCGACGAGCTGCTTAAATACGGCATTGAGCCCATCGTCACGATGTACCACTTCGATCTGCCTTACGGGCTGGAAGAGCGGGGAGGGTGGTCCAATCGGGCGACGATCGATGCTTTTGAACAATATGCCAAGACATTGTATGAGAATTACGGGGACCGCGTGAAGTGGTGGCTGACCATCAACGAACAGAATATGCTGATTCTGCACCCGGGATCGATCGGAACCTTGAATGAGAATATGACCGATCCGCAAAAAGAGCTATACCAGCAGAATCACCATATGCTCGTTGCGCAGGCGAAGGCTATGGTGCTATGTCATCAGATGCTGCCGGAAGCGAAGATTGGGCCTGCCCCCAACATCGGTGTGATCTATCCGGCCAGCTCCAAGCCAGAGGATATGCTGGCCGCAGATAACTATGCAGCGATCCGCAATTGGCTCTACCTGGATATGGCGGTCTACGGACGCTATAACCATATTGCCTGGAGTTATCTAGTGGAGAAGGGCTATGAGCCGAAGATTGAGGAAGGGGATATGGACATCCTCCGCCAAGGACACCCGGACTTCATTGCCTTCAATTACTACACTTCCCAGACCGTAGGCGAGAGCCGAAATGACGGGAACGACTTCTCCCACACGGGAGATCAGCACGAAATCGTCGGCGAGCCGGGAGCATACCGGGGGTCGGTGAACCCTAATCTGCAGACCACAGAATTCGGCTGGGAGATTGACCCGGTCGGCTTCAGAACAACGCTCCGCCAGATCTATTCCCGTTACCACCTGCCGCTGATTGTTACGGAGAACGGGTTAGGGGCATTCGACAAGCTGGAAGAAGACGGAACGGTAAATGATGCGTACCGGATTGAATTCTTCCGCAAGCACATCGAGCAAATTCAGCTCGCGCTTACCGACGGGGTAGAGGTGTTCGGCTTCTGTCCATGGTCTGCGATCGATCTGGTCAGCACCCATCAGGGCTCCAGCAAACGCTACGGCTTCATCTATGTAGACCGCGAAGAGTTCGACCTCAAGGAGCTGCGCCGCATCCGTAAGATGAGCTTCTACTGGTATCAGAAGCTGATTGCGTCCAGAGGAGAGGTTCGCTGA
- a CDS encoding beta-glucoside-specific PTS transporter subunit IIABC has protein sequence MDNRKMSEDIIRLVGGEQNINDLVHCATRLRFSLKDNKKAERETLEKHPGVITVVESGGQFQVVVGSNVANVYAEIVKGTSFLSSTSTDTQNSGQKTSAVSKVFEVISGSFSPLIPVMAGSGMLKALLTVLTLLGWMSDSGDAYKILSAAGNAVFYFLPIFLGITLGIKLKANPYVAGAIGAALMEPNFTAMLEGDGGHSFLGIPVVMVSYASSVFPIFIAISIYALLDKLLKKIIHKDLQIFMVPMLSLMIMVPLSVIAFGPFGTSVGDWIASGVTWLIGVSGILSGVVLGGGMTFMVVFGLHWGFTPITLQNIANGGDPIEAMASAAVFAQIGVAFGIFLRAKKDRNLRSIAASSGITGLLAGVSEPIVYGLILRYKRVIPIVIIAGALGGAINGHFGVLYTAYVFHNIFSIPVEQPMSIFIVSMVVSMGTGLLLTWLFGYESKGKIEASTPVAAPEQIQPDKPAAPLVDLKKELIFSPLTGAAFPLSTVPDDAFSTGAMGRGLAIDPVIGEAVAPVDGTVTSIFPTGHAIGITSTAGTEVLIHIGINTVGLKGKHFTPVVKEGDRVSQGDLLIRFDLEQIRAAGYQTITPVIVTLTTKEVEIFETDQQQIEQNEVLLTLVD, from the coding sequence ATGGATAACCGAAAAATGTCGGAAGACATCATCCGTCTCGTAGGCGGAGAACAGAATATTAACGACCTTGTCCATTGTGCCACCCGGCTGAGATTCAGCCTCAAGGATAACAAGAAGGCCGAGCGGGAGACGCTGGAGAAGCATCCGGGCGTCATTACCGTGGTGGAGAGCGGAGGGCAATTCCAGGTTGTCGTGGGAAGCAACGTAGCGAATGTATATGCCGAAATTGTCAAAGGCACCAGCTTCCTGTCCAGCACCTCCACAGATACGCAGAATTCCGGCCAGAAGACCTCGGCGGTATCGAAGGTGTTCGAGGTTATCTCCGGGAGCTTCTCCCCGCTGATTCCTGTAATGGCCGGATCGGGGATGCTGAAGGCACTGCTGACGGTACTTACGTTGCTGGGCTGGATGTCTGATTCAGGCGATGCCTACAAGATTCTGTCTGCGGCCGGCAATGCCGTCTTCTACTTCCTGCCGATCTTCCTGGGAATTACCCTGGGCATCAAGTTAAAAGCGAACCCATACGTAGCAGGAGCAATCGGCGCAGCGCTAATGGAACCGAACTTTACGGCGATGCTGGAGGGGGATGGCGGACATTCCTTCCTCGGAATTCCGGTGGTGATGGTCAGTTATGCCTCCAGCGTTTTCCCGATTTTCATTGCGATCAGCATCTATGCCCTACTGGATAAGTTGCTGAAGAAGATCATCCACAAGGATCTGCAAATCTTCATGGTTCCGATGCTCTCCCTGATGATCATGGTGCCGCTGTCGGTGATCGCCTTCGGTCCATTCGGTACAAGTGTCGGCGACTGGATTGCTTCCGGTGTGACCTGGCTGATTGGCGTAAGCGGCATCCTGTCGGGCGTTGTACTTGGCGGGGGAATGACCTTTATGGTCGTGTTCGGACTCCACTGGGGCTTCACCCCAATCACGCTGCAAAATATTGCGAACGGCGGTGACCCGATTGAAGCGATGGCTTCAGCGGCGGTATTCGCCCAGATCGGGGTAGCCTTCGGGATCTTCCTGCGGGCCAAGAAAGACCGTAACCTGCGGAGTATCGCCGCCTCTTCCGGGATTACCGGACTGCTGGCCGGTGTCAGCGAGCCGATAGTGTACGGCCTGATTCTCCGCTACAAGCGGGTGATTCCAATCGTTATTATTGCCGGGGCACTGGGCGGTGCGATTAACGGACACTTCGGTGTGCTGTATACGGCGTATGTGTTCCATAATATTTTCTCGATTCCGGTGGAGCAGCCGATGTCGATCTTTATTGTCTCGATGGTGGTCTCCATGGGTACAGGGCTGCTGCTGACCTGGCTGTTCGGCTATGAGAGTAAGGGTAAAATCGAAGCTTCCACTCCAGTAGCGGCACCTGAACAGATTCAGCCGGACAAGCCGGCAGCACCATTGGTGGACTTGAAGAAGGAGCTGATCTTCAGCCCGCTTACCGGCGCAGCGTTCCCGCTCAGCACAGTGCCGGATGATGCATTCTCAACCGGGGCCATGGGCAGAGGGCTGGCGATTGATCCTGTGATTGGAGAAGCGGTAGCCCCGGTGGACGGGACGGTGACCTCCATTTTCCCGACAGGTCATGCCATTGGCATCACGTCCACAGCCGGAACAGAGGTGTTGATTCATATCGGAATTAATACCGTTGGCCTGAAAGGCAAGCACTTCACACCAGTGGTCAAGGAAGGCGACCGGGTGAGCCAAGGGGATCTGCTGATCCGCTTCGATCTGGAGCAGATCAGAGCAGCCGGGTATCAGACGATCACGCCGGTTATCGTAACCTTAACGACCAAAGAGGTCGAGATCTTCGAGACGGACCAGCAGCAAATTGAGCAGAACGAAGTGCTTTTGACATTGGTGGATTAA
- a CDS encoding PRD domain-containing protein has translation MIIRQIFNNNVIRAEDQVGHEYVVIGNGLGFKKKAGQRVEEERIEKTFMLKPEKVPRKLIDLIGETSAEYFSLADEIIAHAKAEMGDIFNDNIYITLIDHIHFAIARYRKSMNLKNALFWQIKKFYPKEFAIGVQALSLIRKHFDIEMDQDEASFIAMHFVNARQDGQEMQRTVEVTKAMSDIFNILADEYQVKLNENSFNYSRFLTHLQYFLQRMISGEQERSASGDNFLYDQIKVKFPQAFACTGKINRYLEETYGNAMSIDEKVYLTIHIQRVTSRDMNPLD, from the coding sequence ATGATCATCCGGCAGATTTTCAATAACAATGTGATTCGGGCTGAAGATCAGGTCGGACATGAATACGTTGTCATTGGGAACGGATTAGGCTTTAAAAAGAAGGCGGGGCAGCGGGTCGAAGAGGAACGGATCGAGAAGACCTTCATGCTGAAGCCTGAGAAGGTTCCGCGTAAATTGATTGATCTGATCGGGGAGACGTCTGCTGAATATTTCTCGCTGGCCGATGAGATTATTGCCCACGCCAAGGCGGAGATGGGTGACATCTTCAATGATAATATCTATATCACGTTAATTGATCATATTCACTTTGCGATTGCCCGCTACCGGAAGTCGATGAATCTGAAGAACGCGCTGTTCTGGCAGATCAAGAAGTTCTATCCCAAGGAATTCGCTATCGGTGTGCAGGCGCTGAGTCTAATCCGCAAGCATTTTGACATCGAGATGGACCAGGATGAGGCCAGCTTTATTGCGATGCACTTCGTGAATGCCCGGCAGGATGGGCAGGAGATGCAGCGGACGGTCGAGGTGACTAAGGCGATGAGTGATATTTTCAATATTCTGGCGGATGAATACCAGGTCAAGCTTAATGAGAATTCGTTCAACTACTCCCGGTTCTTAACCCATCTCCAGTACTTCCTCCAGCGCATGATCAGCGGGGAACAGGAGCGGTCCGCATCAGGGGATAACTTCCTGTACGATCAGATTAAGGTGAAATTTCCGCAGGCTTTTGCGTGTACGGGCAAGATCAACCGCTACCTGGAGGAGACGTATGGGAACGCCATGTCCATTGACGAGAAGGTCTATCTGACGATTCATATTCAGCGGGTAACCTCAAGAGATATGAACCCGTTGGATTAA
- a CDS encoding copper amine oxidase N-terminal domain-containing protein, giving the protein MIKKWTIALLSSAFLLLPLTTGSGYTAKAQTSTTVNNGQINNGRVLIPLRAVSENLGASLEWFQTDKVVKIKNGNSTIWLAANFKRVIVESAPSSEAPDTPSRKYVDLDTATQVIKGTTYVPLRFVSQSLGATVVWNQLSKQATVTVGNKGLVVNMETPSIQIPEKNKISEARLKLLSDKLNQASNESSIKNANSTFKPYFTDRLMKSIVQNKGLKTAGTYETPVTSPSYTSKNSATLSQSVIVANGLTGEDQYAEDRTVSLIFANGTWKVDSVTKGSRVLISGFSDYHPQ; this is encoded by the coding sequence ATGATAAAAAAATGGACAATTGCATTGCTTTCATCAGCATTTCTTTTGCTGCCTTTAACAACAGGGTCTGGTTATACGGCTAAGGCACAAACATCTACAACGGTTAACAATGGTCAAATAAACAACGGCCGAGTATTAATCCCCTTACGTGCTGTCTCCGAAAATCTCGGCGCAAGCTTGGAATGGTTTCAAACAGATAAAGTTGTTAAAATCAAAAACGGCAATTCGACGATATGGCTTGCAGCAAATTTCAAACGTGTGATTGTTGAATCTGCTCCATCAAGTGAAGCTCCAGATACACCATCACGAAAATATGTTGATTTGGATACTGCAACACAGGTCATTAAAGGAACAACTTATGTCCCTCTTCGTTTTGTTAGCCAGTCGTTAGGGGCAACGGTAGTGTGGAACCAACTATCTAAACAAGCAACAGTAACAGTGGGTAACAAAGGCTTGGTTGTTAATATGGAGACCCCATCTATCCAAATTCCGGAAAAGAACAAAATTTCTGAAGCACGCTTGAAACTACTATCTGATAAATTAAATCAAGCCTCAAACGAATCTTCAATTAAAAATGCAAATTCAACCTTCAAACCGTACTTCACGGATAGATTAATGAAGTCTATTGTTCAGAACAAAGGATTGAAAACAGCGGGTACTTATGAAACGCCGGTCACTTCACCCAGTTATACCAGTAAGAATTCTGCCACACTTTCACAGTCTGTGATAGTGGCGAATGGTCTTACAGGTGAAGATCAATATGCAGAAGATCGTACAGTCTCGCTAATATTCGCGAACGGAACTTGGAAGGTGGATAGCGTCACTAAGGGGTCTAGAGTTCTGATTTCAGGATTCTCTGATTATCATCCACAGTGA
- a CDS encoding VOC family protein, with the protein MSVIGPDFISLQVSDLEGSAEFYQHYLGLVRSQAGPPHAVVFDTKPIAFALRDLMPGVELSAGTQPGLGVALWLNAPDTQDIHDKLAAAGVKITSAPIDGPFGRTFTFADPDGYLITLHSKD; encoded by the coding sequence ATGTCAGTCATTGGACCCGATTTCATCTCACTTCAGGTAAGCGATCTTGAAGGCTCTGCCGAATTTTATCAACACTATCTTGGACTCGTCCGTTCACAGGCGGGCCCGCCTCATGCGGTCGTTTTTGACACAAAGCCTATTGCATTTGCACTTCGTGACCTCATGCCGGGAGTCGAACTTAGTGCGGGGACTCAGCCTGGACTTGGTGTTGCGCTATGGCTCAATGCCCCGGATACGCAAGACATTCACGATAAACTCGCAGCAGCAGGCGTGAAAATCACATCCGCACCCATCGACGGCCCTTTCGGACGTACATTTACCTTTGCTGATCCGGACGGTTATTTAATTACTCTTCACAGTAAGGACTGA
- a CDS encoding AAA family ATPase — translation MNKGMLLVLNGTSSSGKTSISAELIKQKEIPFYHLSIDDFFMNYNDFINHKFPDEPVREIDHQVVSQILDDAIVSVYYSTIKLLSEMGFNVIVDTVFDNDKRFNEFLDHFADRITLFVGVLCSREELIRREQARGDRQIGLVDAQFDIVYRFDEYDLEVNTEELTPAECAEQIINYIKSNQEYSAFQKLRKRDGNLNRTLLT, via the coding sequence ATGAATAAAGGCATGCTGCTTGTTCTAAATGGAACCTCAAGCTCCGGGAAGACTTCTATCTCGGCTGAGCTTATAAAACAGAAAGAGATTCCGTTTTATCATTTATCGATTGATGATTTTTTCATGAATTACAATGATTTCATTAATCATAAATTTCCTGACGAGCCTGTACGCGAAATAGACCATCAGGTGGTCTCGCAAATATTGGATGATGCTATAGTCTCAGTGTACTATTCGACGATTAAGCTGTTATCGGAAATGGGATTCAATGTCATCGTGGATACCGTATTCGACAACGATAAGAGATTTAATGAGTTTTTGGATCATTTTGCTGATCGGATTACGCTATTTGTTGGTGTCCTATGCTCCCGGGAAGAGCTTATCCGAAGAGAGCAGGCCAGAGGGGACCGGCAGATTGGTCTAGTGGATGCCCAGTTCGACATCGTCTATCGTTTTGATGAATATGACCTTGAAGTGAACACGGAAGAGCTGACTCCGGCAGAATGCGCAGAACAGATAATTAACTATATTAAGTCCAATCAGGAATACTCGGCATTTCAGAAATTGCGTAAAAGAGATGGTAATCTTAATAGAACGCTACTGACATAA
- a CDS encoding SDR family oxidoreductase yields MSLNEKVAIVTGASRGIGRQIAIQLAGLGIKVAVNYSSNRGKADEVVQTIKKSGGEAIAVQGDVSNLIDVEALFAATFGQFGRIDILVNNAGIMDCVPISDVTEEMFDRHFAVNVKGTYFACQQAMKHMEQGGTIINFSTSVSGAMLPTYSVYAATKGAVEQLTRQLAKEFGAKDIVVNCVAPGQVSTELFLNGKSDELVDSFRRMNAFGRLGEPEDIANVIDLLVSDKARWITGQTIRVNGGFN; encoded by the coding sequence ATGAGTCTGAACGAAAAAGTAGCCATCGTCACAGGTGCATCAAGGGGTATTGGAAGACAAATCGCCATTCAACTGGCCGGGTTAGGAATAAAGGTGGCTGTCAATTATTCATCTAACCGGGGAAAAGCGGACGAGGTCGTGCAAACTATTAAGAAATCTGGCGGGGAAGCGATAGCCGTTCAGGGTGACGTAAGCAATTTGATTGATGTGGAAGCACTATTCGCAGCGACGTTTGGGCAATTTGGGCGTATCGATATTTTGGTGAATAATGCCGGAATTATGGACTGTGTGCCTATCTCAGACGTAACGGAGGAAATGTTCGACCGGCACTTTGCTGTAAATGTAAAAGGTACTTATTTCGCTTGCCAGCAAGCGATGAAGCATATGGAGCAGGGCGGAACGATTATCAACTTCTCGACCTCTGTATCGGGCGCGATGCTGCCGACTTATAGTGTCTACGCCGCAACCAAAGGAGCAGTCGAGCAGTTAACCCGCCAATTAGCGAAGGAATTCGGAGCGAAGGATATCGTTGTGAATTGTGTTGCACCCGGGCAAGTATCGACGGAGCTATTCCTGAATGGGAAATCTGATGAGCTGGTGGATTCCTTCCGGCGAATGAATGCTTTTGGACGGCTTGGCGAGCCCGAGGATATTGCGAATGTGATCGACTTGCTCGTCAGTGACAAGGCCCGCTGGATTACAGGACAGACGATTCGCGTCAACGGCGGGTTTAACTGA
- a CDS encoding AraC family transcriptional regulator, with protein sequence MDDSLRTGQLLQQLAALILRHAPSAGTHQTLIPSLQLMHATDVAEPLESVYKPSICVVAQGAKAATLSSETYHYDPSTYLVTSVELPINGRITAASPEHPFLGIKLSFDPGTILEIVKEMNDSTLVPDVTRLGLTVVQTSEHLLEAIVRLIQLLDTPQDIPVLTPLIIREILYRVLQSDQGSHLHQFAIIGSHAHRIAQAIQVITKQYDQSLVVEQLAESVNMSTSAFHKHFKRVTAMSPLQYQKVIRLQEARRLMLTESLQASDAAFHVGYESPSQFSREYPLYEW encoded by the coding sequence GTGGACGATTCATTGCGGACCGGGCAACTTTTACAGCAATTGGCTGCGCTCATCCTACGCCATGCTCCATCTGCAGGCACCCACCAGACGCTCATTCCTTCCTTGCAGTTAATGCACGCAACAGATGTAGCAGAACCGCTGGAGTCTGTCTATAAGCCATCGATCTGCGTCGTTGCCCAAGGAGCCAAAGCAGCCACCCTGTCCAGCGAAACTTACCATTACGATCCATCAACGTACTTAGTCACCTCTGTCGAGCTGCCGATTAACGGGAGAATTACCGCGGCTTCGCCTGAGCATCCGTTTCTGGGCATCAAGCTAAGCTTCGATCCCGGCACCATCCTGGAAATTGTAAAAGAAATGAATGACTCCACCCTTGTACCGGATGTAACGCGTCTTGGGCTCACTGTAGTCCAAACCTCTGAGCATTTACTCGAAGCCATCGTAAGGCTCATCCAATTACTCGACACGCCTCAGGATATTCCTGTCCTGACACCACTCATTATCCGTGAGATTCTCTATCGCGTCCTGCAAAGCGACCAAGGCTCACACCTGCATCAATTCGCCATCATCGGCAGCCATGCGCACCGGATTGCTCAAGCCATCCAGGTGATCACTAAGCAGTACGATCAATCCCTTGTCGTTGAACAGCTTGCAGAGTCCGTGAATATGAGCACCTCCGCCTTCCACAAGCACTTCAAGCGCGTCACTGCCATGAGTCCGCTGCAATACCAGAAGGTCATCCGCTTGCAGGAAGCCCGCCGCCTCATGCTGACCGAATCCCTCCAAGCCTCCGATGCCGCCTTCCACGTAGGCTATGAGAGCCCCTCCCAATTCAGCCGGGAATATCCGTTGTACGAGTGGTAA
- a CDS encoding AAA family ATPase: MKEEIDMLYIFGGLPGTGKSTLASALASELRAPYLLVDVVSNVAESLGISFVEIEVVCSDECTHKHRITTRTTDIPG; the protein is encoded by the coding sequence ATGAAGGAGGAAATCGATATGCTGTATATATTCGGCGGGTTGCCAGGCACCGGTAAGTCCACATTAGCATCAGCTTTAGCAAGCGAACTGCGGGCACCGTATCTTCTGGTTGATGTCGTAAGTAATGTAGCAGAGTCTCTAGGAATTTCGTTTGTCGAAATCGAAGTGGTCTGTTCGGACGAATGTACACACAAGCATCGAATTACCACTCGTACAACGGATATTCCCGGCTGA
- a CDS encoding caspase family protein — protein MAYKAFLVAVDKNASPDFSSLPNTLNDVSEVKRLLMERPSNFFDDNVQEFTGTIAKKSIVETELRAFFESATSEDILFLFWAGHGYLHEGVGYLVPFDGDTAITDTSMIRMAELKDMIDNSKAKAIISLLDTCHSGSITRSKDILRGLQITGTGKVVIAACQAHQYAYDRNGHGAFSDYLIQGLSGAAANLEGKIDIYTLYSFISSKLTAEFQSGVQVPAICSSTLDGQPIEIKRIILRSDVENQAPKSDEETIMDNSGTSYWLGNISSEHNGFSELRTGVYKLNIKNPVPEVENEFRKINDQKTVVVFAIRNQAYLVKIENITISSTSSDDVMEVELKKVEGKHETASMEMQYGGGSGRKFTSDQIATIRAERILFGDEKDRTSFLGDMFLESLINSPINGSLKVVPNIISSLQNEGYSISRIRVMTVGYLILTGTVERIEKLNFKIKDGTITEVFFTGYRTKQYSNVDPSRIELNGQIR, from the coding sequence ATGGCATATAAAGCCTTTTTAGTAGCAGTAGATAAAAATGCTTCTCCTGATTTTTCTAGTTTGCCGAACACTCTTAATGATGTTAGTGAAGTAAAACGATTATTAATGGAGAGACCCTCGAACTTTTTTGATGATAATGTGCAAGAATTTACCGGAACGATTGCAAAAAAATCAATTGTAGAAACAGAATTGAGAGCTTTTTTTGAAAGTGCCACGAGTGAAGATATACTTTTCCTGTTCTGGGCAGGACATGGATATTTACATGAGGGAGTCGGATATTTAGTACCGTTTGATGGTGATACTGCAATAACAGATACTTCAATGATCCGAATGGCTGAATTAAAAGATATGATAGACAACTCAAAAGCAAAAGCAATTATTAGCCTTTTAGATACATGCCATAGTGGTTCTATTACTCGAAGTAAAGATATTTTAAGAGGGTTGCAGATCACAGGTACAGGTAAAGTAGTGATTGCTGCCTGTCAAGCCCATCAATATGCGTATGATCGAAATGGTCATGGTGCTTTCAGTGATTATTTAATCCAAGGATTATCGGGAGCAGCCGCTAATTTAGAAGGGAAAATAGATATTTACACTCTTTATTCTTTTATCTCTTCCAAGTTAACCGCTGAATTTCAATCTGGTGTTCAAGTCCCAGCAATTTGTAGCTCAACACTCGATGGGCAGCCTATCGAAATAAAGCGAATTATATTAAGAAGCGATGTAGAGAATCAAGCTCCTAAGTCAGATGAGGAGACAATCATGGATAATTCAGGAACGAGTTACTGGTTGGGCAATATAAGTAGTGAACACAACGGCTTTTCAGAGCTCAGGACGGGAGTATATAAGCTAAATATTAAGAATCCTGTCCCGGAAGTGGAGAATGAGTTTCGTAAGATTAATGATCAGAAAACAGTAGTCGTTTTTGCAATAAGAAACCAAGCGTATCTGGTGAAAATAGAAAATATAACTATTTCTTCAACTAGTTCAGATGACGTAATGGAGGTTGAATTAAAAAAGGTTGAAGGAAAGCATGAAACAGCCTCTATGGAAATGCAGTATGGTGGGGGATCGGGGAGAAAATTTACTTCTGATCAAATTGCCACTATTCGTGCAGAGCGGATATTGTTTGGAGACGAAAAAGATCGTACCTCTTTTTTAGGAGATATGTTTTTAGAAAGCCTGATAAATAGCCCTATAAACGGTAGCCTTAAAGTTGTACCGAATATAATTTCAAGTCTTCAGAATGAAGGATACAGTATTAGCAGAATACGTGTAATGACGGTTGGATATTTGATACTAACAGGGACTGTGGAACGTATTGAAAAGTTAAATTTTAAGATTAAAGATGGAACTATTACCGAAGTGTTTTTTACCGGCTACCGGACAAAACAATATTCTAATGTTGACCCAAGCCGTATTGAGTTAAATGGCCAAATTCGCTAA